From the genome of Segatella hominis, one region includes:
- a CDS encoding ATP-dependent Clp protease ATP-binding subunit, with protein MECQKNIKRITVLDGFSFPEDDDFSLNDSESKKDSAESAFKTTGSTAKGQLHNNNKTPFLDNYGTDLTQAAKDGKLDPVVGREHEIQRVLEIIGRRKKNNPILIGEPGVGKSAIVEGLAQLIVKQQTSPALFNKRIVSVDLTAMVAGTKYRGQFEERIKGLITELENNPDIIIFIDEIHTLIGAGGGGGAMDAANILKPALARGTVQCIGATTFKEYTNSIEKDGALERRFQKVIVEPTTAEQTLTILRNIKDRYEEHHGVTFCDEALEACVKLTERYVTDRFFPDKAIDVIDEVGSKLRLTNLKVPDYILDLQNEIEEVTSKKLEAVGNQNFELAASYRDKGLSLENKLDLMRKQWQSGDRTERIPVKESDVADVVSKMTGVPVQRMAEEEGARLKNMSAILKKNVIAQDDAIEKMVKAIQRNRIGLRDPNHPIGAFMFLGPTGVGKTYLAKKLAEELFGSKDALIRVDMSEYSESFNTSRLLGAPPGYVGYDEGGQLTERVRRKPYSIVLLDEIEKAHDKVYNMLLQVLDEGRLTDGNGRLIDFRNTVIIMTSNAGTRQLKEFGSGIGFNAGGLTKSVMDEKDKEYARSIIQKSLSKQFSPEFLNRLDEIITFNQLDIDAIKRIIDIELRGLFGRVHDMGYEIQITDKAKELVATKGYDVQFGARPLKRAIQTYIEDGVCELLLGGKLKKGDTISIGKNPNREELTFKVAVVE; from the coding sequence ATGGAATGTCAAAAAAACATAAAACGCATTACTGTTCTTGATGGTTTTTCTTTTCCAGAAGATGATGACTTCTCGCTGAATGATAGTGAATCTAAAAAGGATTCTGCCGAATCTGCTTTTAAGACTACCGGCAGTACGGCAAAAGGGCAGTTGCACAATAATAATAAGACTCCATTCTTAGATAATTATGGTACAGATTTGACCCAAGCTGCTAAAGATGGAAAATTGGACCCTGTAGTGGGAAGAGAGCATGAAATCCAAAGGGTTTTGGAAATCATCGGTCGTAGAAAGAAAAATAATCCCATACTCATCGGTGAGCCAGGTGTAGGTAAAAGTGCTATTGTAGAAGGGCTGGCGCAACTTATTGTAAAACAGCAGACTTCTCCAGCTTTGTTCAACAAAAGAATTGTTTCTGTTGATCTTACTGCTATGGTGGCTGGTACCAAGTATAGAGGACAATTTGAGGAACGTATCAAGGGGCTTATTACGGAATTAGAGAACAATCCGGACATCATCATTTTTATAGATGAAATACATACTCTTATAGGAGCTGGTGGCGGTGGTGGAGCTATGGATGCTGCCAATATTCTGAAGCCTGCTTTGGCTCGTGGTACAGTTCAGTGTATAGGCGCTACGACCTTTAAGGAATATACAAACAGTATCGAAAAAGACGGAGCTTTGGAGCGTAGATTTCAGAAGGTTATTGTAGAGCCTACTACGGCAGAACAGACTTTGACTATTCTTAGAAATATCAAGGATCGTTATGAGGAGCATCATGGTGTGACATTCTGTGATGAGGCTCTTGAGGCATGTGTCAAACTGACAGAACGATATGTCACAGACCGCTTTTTCCCTGACAAGGCGATAGATGTCATTGATGAAGTTGGTTCCAAATTGAGATTGACAAATCTCAAAGTTCCTGACTATATTCTGGACCTTCAAAATGAAATCGAGGAAGTAACATCCAAGAAACTGGAGGCTGTTGGTAATCAGAATTTCGAACTGGCAGCCAGTTATCGTGATAAAGGCTTGTCTTTGGAGAATAAGTTGGATTTGATGCGCAAGCAATGGCAAAGTGGAGATCGTACTGAGCGTATTCCTGTGAAGGAGTCTGATGTGGCTGATGTTGTCAGTAAAATGACGGGTGTTCCTGTTCAGAGAATGGCTGAGGAAGAAGGTGCTCGTCTGAAAAATATGTCTGCAATCCTGAAGAAAAATGTGATTGCTCAAGATGATGCCATCGAAAAGATGGTTAAGGCTATTCAGCGTAACCGCATCGGATTGAGAGATCCTAACCACCCTATCGGTGCTTTCATGTTCTTAGGTCCTACTGGTGTGGGTAAAACTTATCTTGCCAAGAAACTTGCAGAGGAACTGTTCGGTTCTAAGGATGCGCTCATTCGTGTAGATATGAGCGAGTATTCTGAAAGTTTCAATACTTCCCGACTTTTGGGAGCGCCTCCAGGATATGTAGGTTATGATGAGGGTGGACAGCTTACTGAGAGAGTTCGCCGCAAACCTTATTCTATAGTACTGCTTGATGAGATAGAAAAAGCCCACGACAAGGTGTATAATATGCTTTTGCAGGTGCTTGATGAAGGTCGTTTGACTGATGGTAATGGGCGCCTGATAGATTTTCGCAATACCGTTATCATTATGACATCCAATGCAGGTACACGTCAACTGAAGGAATTCGGATCAGGTATCGGCTTTAATGCTGGCGGACTTACGAAGTCTGTAATGGATGAGAAGGATAAGGAATATGCTCGAAGTATCATTCAGAAAAGTTTGAGTAAGCAGTTCTCTCCTGAGTTCCTGAATCGTCTGGATGAGATTATCACTTTCAATCAGTTGGATATTGATGCGATTAAGCGTATTATTGATATTGAACTGCGAGGCCTCTTCGGAAGAGTTCACGATATGGGATATGAAATTCAGATTACTGATAAAGCGAAGGAACTTGTAGCCACTAAGGGCTATGATGTGCAGTTTGGCGCTCGTCCTCTGAAGCGTGCTATTCAGACCTATATAGAAGATGGCGTCTGCGAACTTCTATTGGGCGGCAAACTTAAAAAGGGTGATACAATCAGTATCGGTAAGAATCCGAACAGGGAGGAACTTACTTTCAAGGTTGCAGTAGTAGAGTAG
- a CDS encoding tagaturonate reductase: MKELKALNKRTAPKSVAPERIIQFGEGNFLRAFVDWIVWNMNKKTDFNGSVVVVQPLAGGMVDWLNGQDCLYHVNLQGKENGQAVNTLERIDVISRALNPYSQNQAFMALAEQPEMRFIISNTTEAGIAFDDACKFTDAPAASYPGKLVQLLFHRYKFFEGDPTKGMILMPCELIFLNGHHLKECIYQYIELWKEDMGADYEGFKEWFTNHCYVCATLVDRIVPGFPRDTIKEIQQKVCYKDNLVVKAESFHLWVIEKAENMTVEQMQEEFPAHKAGLHVLITDNEKPYHERKVTLLNGPHTVLSPVTYLSGVNIVRDACEHPVLGKYIHKVQFDELMQTLNLPMDELQKFASDVLERFENPFVDHQVTSIMLNSFPKYETRDLPGVKVYLERKGELPQGLVFGLAAIITYYKGGTRADGAPIQPQDDQKIIDKLKELWATGDTQKVAEGVLAFDYIWKEDLNKTVPGLTELVKKDLDLIQEKGMLEAVKTIL; encoded by the coding sequence ATGAAAGAACTTAAAGCATTAAACAAGCGTACCGCTCCTAAGAGTGTCGCTCCTGAGAGAATCATTCAGTTTGGTGAAGGTAACTTCCTCCGTGCATTCGTAGATTGGATTGTATGGAACATGAATAAGAAGACCGATTTCAATGGTTCTGTCGTTGTAGTACAGCCTTTGGCTGGTGGTATGGTAGATTGGCTGAATGGTCAGGACTGCCTTTATCACGTAAATCTTCAGGGTAAGGAGAATGGTCAGGCTGTCAATACATTGGAGCGTATCGATGTTATCAGCCGTGCACTGAATCCATATTCTCAGAACCAGGCATTCATGGCTTTGGCTGAGCAGCCAGAGATGCGTTTCATCATCTCTAATACAACTGAGGCTGGTATTGCATTCGATGACGCTTGCAAGTTTACAGATGCTCCTGCTGCATCTTATCCAGGTAAGTTGGTTCAGTTGCTGTTCCATCGCTATAAGTTCTTCGAGGGTGATCCAACTAAGGGTATGATTTTGATGCCTTGTGAGTTGATTTTTTTGAACGGTCACCACTTGAAGGAGTGCATTTACCAGTATATCGAGCTTTGGAAGGAAGATATGGGTGCTGATTACGAGGGCTTCAAGGAGTGGTTTACTAACCATTGCTATGTTTGCGCTACACTCGTTGACCGTATCGTTCCTGGTTTCCCACGCGATACCATCAAGGAAATTCAGCAGAAGGTTTGCTACAAGGATAACCTCGTAGTAAAGGCAGAAAGCTTCCACCTCTGGGTAATCGAGAAGGCTGAGAATATGACAGTTGAGCAGATGCAGGAAGAGTTCCCTGCTCACAAGGCTGGTCTCCATGTTCTTATTACAGACAACGAGAAACCATACCATGAGCGTAAGGTTACTTTGTTGAATGGTCCTCACACAGTATTGAGCCCTGTAACATACCTCAGCGGTGTCAATATCGTACGTGATGCTTGCGAGCACCCAGTATTGGGTAAGTATATCCATAAGGTACAGTTCGATGAGCTGATGCAGACATTGAACCTCCCTATGGATGAGTTGCAGAAGTTTGCTTCTGACGTATTGGAGCGTTTCGAGAACCCATTCGTTGATCATCAGGTAACCAGTATCATGCTGAACTCATTCCCTAAGTATGAGACTCGTGACCTCCCTGGTGTGAAGGTTTACTTGGAGCGTAAGGGTGAGTTGCCACAGGGCTTGGTATTCGGTCTTGCAGCTATCATTACTTACTATAAGGGTGGTACCCGTGCTGATGGTGCTCCTATCCAGCCACAGGACGATCAGAAGATTATCGACAAGTTGAAAGAGCTTTGGGCAACAGGTGATACTCAGAAGGTTGCTGAGGGCGTTCTTGCTTTCGACTACATCTGGAAGGAAGACCTGAACAAGACTGTACCTGGTTTGACAGAGTTGGTTAAGAAAGATCTTGATCTTATCCAGGAGAAGGGTATGCTTGAGGCA